A portion of the Cellulophaga algicola DSM 14237 genome contains these proteins:
- a CDS encoding chloride channel protein, with protein MKLKRRKKLVNYLNILDQPVKFNPFVFSRSFLLWAFLGLIGGIIAGIYWIVLEFLTHQLAFFDGWLVIPLMATCGLFAGLIIYFIGDPGEINLIVNNIRFNKGKLDPKNNLSMILSSLLCVASGGSLGPEAPLVQITGSTGTWIGKIFRLKGEELRSLSIAGMASGFTALFGAPLGGSLFSLEILHHKHAVEYYRAIIPAFVASCFSYLVFALIIHLGLGPTWDLSAYKYSGIFDFGYAVVFAIIGAALGWGFIFCIKFFKFVFEKLQIPIYIKTFIGGILLGSIAYYFPVTRYFGHHEINELLLGDFSLKLLLAILILKIIAISITVTSGWRGGFIIPLFFVGATLGLIIHKIFPTINLSLAIVSCMAAINSCVTRTPMSTTILLATLTGFGHFIPILFASLTGYFLAPRIPFISSQMEKEEE; from the coding sequence GTGAAATTAAAGCGTAGAAAAAAATTAGTAAATTACTTAAACATTTTAGATCAACCCGTAAAATTTAACCCTTTCGTTTTTAGCAGGTCTTTTTTGTTATGGGCATTTCTCGGTTTGATAGGTGGTATAATCGCTGGTATTTATTGGATTGTACTTGAATTTTTAACACATCAACTAGCCTTTTTTGATGGTTGGCTCGTCATCCCCTTAATGGCAACTTGCGGACTATTTGCAGGTTTGATAATTTACTTCATTGGAGACCCTGGAGAAATAAATTTAATTGTTAACAACATAAGATTTAATAAAGGAAAGCTTGACCCAAAAAACAACCTATCAATGATACTATCTTCATTGTTGTGTGTAGCTTCAGGAGGTAGTCTTGGACCAGAAGCTCCATTAGTACAAATAACGGGCTCAACGGGTACATGGATTGGTAAAATTTTTAGACTTAAAGGGGAAGAATTAAGATCATTAAGTATTGCGGGAATGGCTTCTGGTTTTACGGCTTTATTTGGAGCTCCTTTAGGTGGAAGTTTATTTTCGCTGGAAATACTCCATCATAAACATGCGGTTGAATATTACAGGGCAATTATTCCTGCATTTGTCGCTAGTTGCTTTAGTTATTTGGTTTTTGCTCTCATAATTCACTTAGGTCTTGGCCCAACATGGGATTTATCTGCATATAAATATTCAGGAATTTTTGATTTTGGGTATGCAGTTGTATTTGCAATTATAGGAGCCGCTTTGGGTTGGGGCTTTATTTTTTGCATCAAATTTTTTAAATTCGTTTTTGAAAAATTACAAATACCGATTTATATCAAAACTTTTATTGGTGGTATTTTACTAGGTAGTATAGCTTATTATTTTCCAGTAACCAGATACTTTGGACATCATGAAATTAATGAATTACTATTGGGTGATTTTTCATTGAAGTTACTACTCGCTATTTTAATTTTAAAAATCATTGCAATTTCAATAACTGTAACGTCAGGTTGGCGAGGCGGATTTATTATTCCTCTTTTTTTTGTAGGAGCAACATTAGGACTTATCATTCATAAAATATTCCCAACAATAAACCTATCCTTAGCAATAGTTAGTTGTATGGCTGCAATAAATTCCTGTGTAACACGAACACCTATGAGTACCACTATCCTACTTGCT
- a CDS encoding serine hydrolase domain-containing protein, which translates to MVSSIDAIVHKHEFNGVILVATDTTTIYSNAVGFSDLDPKTKIKFSDQFVIGSISKQITAVLILREFEKGNLRLEDTIHNYLEKIKQPWSKKITIHHLLTHTHGISDIEKPLEFTEGTQFKYSQLGYELLAQILEKITGKSFEISATELFEEHKLKNTFHPQHKKYHNLVKGYVENEQGILIFAPNSLENYVPAGGFISNATDLKKWSQKLYSGQLVTKESLKLMTTKYATRIHPIFDTGEYGYGLLFKEGEENIQIGALGYSPGFVSACYYYPQDKTQVIVLENNARDLGNFKNTFRVHTAVMDAVKKQSLRIANQ; encoded by the coding sequence TTGGTCTCCTCAATTGATGCTATAGTTCATAAGCATGAATTTAATGGTGTTATTTTAGTCGCTACAGACACTACTACTATTTATTCTAATGCTGTAGGTTTTTCAGATTTAGATCCTAAAACTAAGATTAAGTTTAGTGACCAATTTGTTATTGGTTCCATAAGTAAACAGATTACCGCAGTTCTAATTTTACGAGAATTTGAAAAAGGCAATCTTAGACTAGAAGACACGATTCATAACTATCTTGAAAAAATTAAGCAGCCTTGGTCCAAAAAAATAACTATCCACCATTTACTTACGCATACACACGGGATTTCAGATATAGAAAAACCCCTTGAATTTACTGAGGGAACGCAATTTAAATACTCGCAATTAGGGTATGAATTACTTGCTCAAATTCTTGAAAAAATTACAGGTAAAAGCTTCGAAATAAGTGCTACTGAACTCTTTGAAGAACATAAGCTCAAAAATACATTTCACCCACAGCATAAAAAATACCATAATCTTGTTAAAGGATATGTTGAAAATGAACAAGGGATTTTAATTTTTGCTCCTAATAGTTTAGAAAATTATGTTCCTGCAGGAGGATTTATTTCTAATGCAACGGACTTAAAAAAATGGAGTCAAAAACTGTATTCAGGTCAATTAGTTACCAAAGAATCCTTAAAACTAATGACCACTAAATATGCCACAAGAATCCATCCTATTTTTGACACTGGGGAATATGGTTATGGTTTACTTTTCAAAGAAGGAGAAGAGAATATTCAAATTGGAGCATTAGGTTATTCACCTGGTTTTGTATCGGCCTGTTATTATTACCCACAGGATAAAACACAGGTTATTGTCTTAGAAAATAATGCGAGAGATTTAGGTAATTTCAAAAATACGTTCCGAGTCCACACAGCAGTAATGGATGCTGTTAAAAAACAAAGCCTACGCATTGCCAATCAATAA
- a CDS encoding leucine-rich repeat domain-containing protein — MNTRFLLIFFLFFINIAFSQPGNSTVEKNINHFSAKEIQNCKNSPNFYRCSFIIDSTSHLEKIKNLSTFKSLSLIIDLPKLPKEFSNIKFDSLSTLNIYADSLLQNLSGLPNLSQLKNLRLNFSGKKLPKEFVLLTSLKAIRIVAPNLENINVLSASTTLESLYLKSNSLKTLPVFKAHNRINDFTLSVGSNFKDYTKISALKKLERLTIVGGSMRVFPDNFSEKLNSLNLSSLPYLKDVSGIANYQNLTTVFLKGTGLRNLKGDFSKLLKLQNFSFSYNDSLNAIDGINTFNTLDHIEIIGLPALTDINLDMSSCNFKTIRLEELKNLQNITGIATCKSLESLAIGQTKLKNLPKNFSDLENLNELNFSHSEIADISEIKNMKSLRSVRFYECNQLREIPLSFSSNLALTDIHLEFMTRLKFLYGLGGLKKLKTLKIRAVNNQFTFPENLEASNNIETISIESTTNSIRFIKNLKHLRQLKVSMYTLSEIPSSLYSNSNLEVFEFYVSSVTDLSSLVQFTKLKEVYIKHNPYLIKIPDLTNFDALIKVDIRYNDRLKILKSSTYMPDWQIENNGTAYE, encoded by the coding sequence ATGAATACTAGATTTTTACTTATATTTTTTTTATTTTTTATAAATATAGCCTTTTCTCAACCTGGTAATAGTACTGTTGAAAAAAATATAAACCATTTTTCAGCAAAAGAAATTCAAAATTGTAAAAACTCTCCTAATTTCTATAGATGTTCCTTTATCATAGATTCGACATCTCATTTAGAAAAAATTAAAAACTTATCTACTTTTAAATCTCTATCTCTAATTATTGATTTACCGAAATTACCTAAAGAATTTTCTAATATAAAATTTGATAGTTTATCTACTTTAAATATTTATGCTGACTCACTCCTTCAAAATTTAAGCGGGCTACCAAATTTATCCCAATTAAAAAATCTAAGGCTTAATTTTTCAGGTAAAAAACTTCCTAAAGAATTTGTGCTCCTCACTTCCTTGAAAGCTATAAGAATAGTTGCTCCTAACCTTGAAAATATAAATGTTTTATCAGCGAGTACCACCTTAGAAAGTCTTTATCTTAAAAGCAATAGTCTTAAAACCCTTCCTGTATTTAAAGCTCATAATAGAATTAATGACTTCACTTTATCTGTTGGTTCCAATTTTAAAGATTATACTAAAATTAGTGCATTAAAGAAACTAGAAAGGCTAACTATCGTTGGTGGAAGTATGCGTGTTTTTCCAGATAATTTTAGTGAAAAATTAAATTCACTTAATCTTTCCAGCTTACCTTATTTAAAAGACGTCTCAGGTATTGCAAATTATCAAAACCTTACTACCGTCTTTCTCAAAGGAACTGGTTTAAGAAATTTAAAAGGTGATTTTTCTAAACTACTTAAATTACAAAACTTTAGTTTCTCCTACAATGATTCTTTAAACGCTATAGACGGGATTAATACTTTTAATACATTAGATCACATTGAAATTATAGGGCTACCTGCATTAACAGATATCAATCTTGATATGAGTTCTTGTAATTTTAAAACTATCCGCTTAGAAGAGCTTAAAAACCTGCAAAATATAACGGGCATTGCAACCTGCAAATCGTTAGAATCCTTAGCAATAGGCCAAACTAAATTGAAAAACTTACCCAAGAACTTTTCGGATTTAGAAAACCTTAATGAACTGAATTTTAGCCATAGTGAAATAGCTGATATTTCTGAAATTAAAAACATGAAATCCCTAAGAAGCGTTCGGTTTTATGAATGTAATCAGTTAAGAGAAATTCCGCTTTCGTTTTCAAGCAATTTAGCACTAACGGATATACACTTAGAATTTATGACACGCTTAAAGTTTCTATATGGATTAGGAGGATTAAAAAAATTGAAAACTTTGAAAATACGTGCTGTAAATAATCAATTTACATTCCCTGAAAATTTAGAAGCGTCTAATAATATTGAAACAATAAGTATAGAAAGTACCACCAATAGTATTCGTTTTATAAAAAACCTTAAGCATTTAAGACAATTAAAAGTATCAATGTATACTTTATCAGAAATTCCATCTTCTCTTTATTCAAACAGTAACTTAGAAGTATTTGAATTTTATGTAAGTTCAGTAACAGATTTATCTTCTCTGGTACAATTTACAAAACTTAAAGAAGTATACATAAAACATAATCCTTACCTTATTAAAATTCCAGATTTAACAAATTTCGACGCTTTAATAAAAGTTGATATTAGGTATAATGATCGCTTAAAAATATTAAAATCTTCCACGTATATGCCTGATTGGCAGATAGAAAATAATGGAACTGCATATGAGTAA
- a CDS encoding RbsD/FucU domain-containing protein encodes MLLVFLISIFPKDIFMLKTPVIHPTIMEALARSGHFAQVVIADGNLPVGAMTGPNSTTVHLNFRPGLLDALTVLEGILEVCPVQGAIVMEKPAEANAEIHGAYKKLLGEVTWDEMERWAFYDKIREPATTLIIQTGEQRRFANLILIVGVVKMAEESRF; translated from the coding sequence ATGCTCCTAGTATTTCTTATTTCCATTTTTCCTAAAGATATATTTATGCTAAAAACTCCAGTAATACACCCAACCATTATGGAAGCGCTTGCGCGTTCTGGCCATTTTGCACAAGTAGTCATTGCAGATGGCAATTTGCCGGTCGGTGCCATGACAGGTCCTAATTCTACCACGGTACACCTTAACTTTCGTCCTGGACTATTAGATGCACTTACGGTACTTGAAGGCATATTAGAGGTATGCCCTGTTCAAGGTGCAATCGTTATGGAAAAACCTGCAGAAGCGAATGCTGAAATACATGGTGCTTATAAAAAATTATTAGGAGAGGTAACTTGGGACGAGATGGAACGTTGGGCTTTCTATGATAAAATTAGAGAACCAGCCACCACCTTAATCATTCAAACAGGTGAACAACGCCGTTTCGCTAATTTGATTTTAATTGTTGGTGTCGTAAAAATGGCTGAAGAAAGTCGTTTTTAG